In the Streptococcus dysgalactiae subsp. dysgalactiae genome, AATGTTAGAAGGTATCGTAATATCCTACGCTAATAACAATATGATTTTACCTAATCCTAGTCAGCTAGATGATACTGCAATCGCTGACGGCTTCTTAAAAACGATATTCGTTGTTCTATAAAAGCAAAAAGCAGTTTTTTGACACCTTATCTCACACGTGATACAATGAAGATGCTTAAAAGTTCAAGAAATATAAGCATAAAGAAAACACCTAGGTTGCCCCCTAGGTGTTTTTATTGCACTTGCTCAAGGTGCTCAGGTTAAATTATTTGTCGCCTTTGTTTTGCCACATACGGATTAACCATTCCGCAATTAGTTCTGCAACTACACTGACCATCAGCGGTAGCAAAACAAGTTCAAGAAATACTTTTAGCATAAAGTTTCACCTCCCAACTTTCGCTGTTTAGTGAATGCGACTTGGTTATTATACCATGCACGCTTACTTTATTCCATGGTCTCCTTGACAACAAGAAACCAGGGACGGTGATACTTGCTTTGTCGGTCGGTCGAACAAAGTTCTGACCAAACCGCCTCCGCTAAGTCTACCTTGTCCCTGCTTATCGTCAAGGAGCTTTCACGGCATAAATCGCTTAGCTTATATCTAAAACCTCTTAGAAGGCTCATATTTGCCTTCTAAGCCATTTTACAATCTGATTCAGGCAAGCAACGGATTTGTATACACAAATCGCTTAAACGACTTGTTAGGGTGCCTAAAACCTTATTCAGATGATGTCATCTGAATTTGTCGCTACGCTCGACTAAATGATTGCTATTCTATTTTGTTGTTGGAAATTATTCCAACAACAAAATAGAATCATACGAACGCTAGTGAGTAAAAAAATCGAATATAATGACATTAAAAAAAGACCGGCATTTTTAAACGAATGCTGATCTTTTTTATTACGGTTTTAGGAGAATCCTAACAAGACAAAAACAACGTTTTTGGGTTTGTCATGACAAACCCGTTGCTTGCCTGAAATAAAATCTATCTTTACTTAAGTTAATGATTATA is a window encoding:
- a CDS encoding type II toxin-antitoxin system HicB family antitoxin — protein: MLISYPAIFHKGNQGYWVEFPEFGGGTQGTSLEDAITNAQEMLEGIVISYANNNMILPNPSQLDDTAIADGFLKTIFVVL